TCGACCTTGCCGAACCACCCACCAAACCTTCCGGCTTTATCCGTTCAACCGCCAAAATCCTCATTACCCTCGGCATAATTTCCCAAATCAGCGGCCTGCTCTGCTTCAAGCAAACCCGCCACCAAACGTTCTCAACCTAAAGTGCCAATTCATCTGAAATCCATTTACCGCTGGCAGGCGCTGTGACGATTTTGACCAAAGCCACCCAACCCGCAAAGGTCTCCTCATAAAACGACACTATTCGATAAACTGGCCACTAATCGTCCCTCATGCTGATCAACTACCGAACCCTGACCGCCGCCGACGATTGCGCTCTCGATTCCTGCTCTCAAACTGGCTTCTGTTTTCAGGTCGCTGATTGCGGATCGGTCATCTTTTATTTTGGCCATCCACTTCCAGCTTTCGCCGTTGTTGGATCAAGTCATTCCTGACTTTCTGTGCTGCTCACGCCCCTTCTTCGCTTGCCTAATTCGACCTGCCGGTAAACACTGATCCACAGTATTAATGAGAAACAATCCCAGAGTTGCAGTGGCTCGCTTTGGCAAATACCTCGCCCTCGGCGGACTCCTTGCCGGTATCGCCGCCTCCTTGTATCTGCTCATTACTCCCAAAACTTATCAAGCCACCACTGACCTGAAAATCGAGATCCGCTTCCAACGAACCGACTTGCTCTCCACCAATGCAGTTTACACTCCGCGCGATCCCGAAGCCGTTCCCAGGGAACTCCGTCTCATCCGTTCTGAAACGATTCTCAATCCGGTCATGGAGAACCTCCATCTTGCGCAACGTTGGGGTGAACGCTACAAACAAGGCGCCGTCCTGACCACCAACGAAACCCGCCTTCTCTTTCATCAAAAGACAACCATCAACCTACTGCCCGACAGCGCCATTATTCGCATTCGAGTTACCAGCGAAGACCCCGAAGAAACCGCCACCATCGCCAACGAAATCTCTCGCGTCTATCGTGATTATCGCGCCAACGAGAGAAAAGTTACCACCGAAGCCAAAATCGAGACTTTACGAAAACAATGGGAAGCCCACAGCCAGACTTTGATTGAAGCTCAAGACCTGGCCAAAAAGCTACGCTATCAAATCCTCATGGCTCAAAGCACCAATCCAGTTACCGTCATCGACCCCGAGGGCCTCGTCCGCCTGCAACAAAAGCGCATTGAGCTTGAAACTGATTATGTCAAAAAGCAAAACCTGCTCCAATTCCTGAAAAGTCTCGACCATGATAAATTGCGCCAGGTCTTTCCCACCATGACCACCAATGAGATGGTATCCAAAATGATGGACCAGGTCTCCGCAGCCGAAGCCGAATTAACTTTTGCCAAAACCAACTCAGGCCCTGCCTCAAGTGAGGCCAAACACGCTGCCGATACTTTAGCAGAACTCAACAAACGAGCCGACGCCATCATCGATACCGCCCTCGAGCAGAAAGTCCTCGAACTGGCCAGCACCAAGGCCGAACTGGATAAGACCATTGACCTGCTCAAACGCGCCCGGTCCTCCAACAATAAGATCACCATCGAGGATCCTGCGTACAATAAGGCCGTCGCAGACGTGCAAAAACTACAACTCGAACGCGACCAGTTGAAATCAAAACTCGATCGGGAACAAGTTTCAGCCGTTCTTCCGCCAATTTCCTCTGAAGTCCTGGCACCGGCGCACCCACCCTCCGAGCCCATCTCACCCAATCGCCCCGCCGCCATCAAAACCATCTGGGGCGGCCTGGCCATCACGGTTTGTGGTTTGTTCCTAATCATTCTGGGAAAGGGGCTGAAGCCGGAAACCGGATCATCAATCAGGTAACCACATCTTATTTCCCCGTGACATCTCTCGAGCACATGCAACTGATTCGCACAAAAACCGAAACCCAACTACAGGAAATCATAAGTCACACGCGTGGCGCCATGGGAATTTCAGTGTTGGACCTCACCAGTAACGACCGCTTCGACATCAATGCTGAGATGGTTTTCCCCCAGGCCAGCGCCATCAAAATCCCCGTGCTCATGGAAGTTTACAAGCAGGCACACGCAGGGAAATTCAGTCTCACTGACACGCGCCGCATCGAGAAGCAGGACAAGACCTCTGGTAGCGGCATCCTTTTTGAATTGGGTGACGGCACGGTCCAAATGACCATTCATGACCTTTGCATTCTCATGATTCTCATCAGCGACAACACGGCTACCAATCTGTTGATCGACCTCGTCGGCATCACCAATGTCAATCAAACCCTCAACTCTCTTGGCTTTGAGCAAACACGGCTACAACGTCGAATGATGGACGCCGCCGCTTCCTTGCGCGGAGATGAAAATCTCTCCACACCGGCTGAGGGCGTCCGCATCCTGGAACTCCTCCATAAAGGTGAGTTCATCAACAGGTCTATTTGCGATGATATCCTCGCGATCCTTAAGAAGCCAAAGCCGACCAACCTTACCGCCGGACTTCCTGATGGCACGGTCGTCGCCACCAAACCTGGAAATATCTCAGGTGTAGCTACGGAGTGGGCAATTGTATATCTCAAAGACCGTCCCTACATTGTTGTGATCATGGAAAATTATGGCGTTGAGCACGATGCCCCTGATGCCATGAAGGCAATTTCGCAAACCCTTCACGAATACTTTGCACGCCTCAGCCGTGCCACGAAATACGGGGCCTACGTGGCTCCCTCAGTACAAAGATAAAACCGATGCGCTTACTGATATATTGGTTGGCAAGCTTGGCCTTCCTTGTCTCCACGGCATTTTCTTTCTCTCAAACACTCCACCTTCCACCCCGTCCGCCCGGCGCTCCTACAGGAAGCCAATTCATTAAGATCATTTCCCCCATGGGACTTACCGAGCGTGAAAATTGGATCCTCTCACAAATCCAGATTGGCAACGTCCCCAGCTGGTTGACTAATCTCGTTCCAATCACGATCACCAAAACCATCAGCGGCACACCACACACGCTCACCTACTACGTCACGCCTGATTATATGGCCATCGGTTCCGACCAGGATTATTTCCTTGAACCGATGACTCCCCTGCTCGCCCAGCGCGTAGCCGATCTCCTCAATTGCACTCTGCCGACTCGCATGATGGTGGATTATCACTACACCAATGCCGCGGTGCATCTGAATCCTTCACCGATTCCCCCCAGTGGTGCCATGACCACAGTTCCTGTTTTTGCTGATCATAATACCACTGTCCGAGGCCAACGGAATGCCACCACTAATTCTTTCCCTTTGGGAGCTTTGGTCGATGGTGATAAGAAGGATGTGATTATTTCAACCCGCATCTATGGTAATCCTGCGCCTGGAC
The sequence above is drawn from the Pedosphaera parvula Ellin514 genome and encodes:
- a CDS encoding serine hydrolase, which produces MTSLEHMQLIRTKTETQLQEIISHTRGAMGISVLDLTSNDRFDINAEMVFPQASAIKIPVLMEVYKQAHAGKFSLTDTRRIEKQDKTSGSGILFELGDGTVQMTIHDLCILMILISDNTATNLLIDLVGITNVNQTLNSLGFEQTRLQRRMMDAAASLRGDENLSTPAEGVRILELLHKGEFINRSICDDILAILKKPKPTNLTAGLPDGTVVATKPGNISGVATEWAIVYLKDRPYIVVIMENYGVEHDAPDAMKAISQTLHEYFARLSRATKYGAYVAPSVQR
- a CDS encoding GumC family protein, with the translated sequence MRNNPRVAVARFGKYLALGGLLAGIAASLYLLITPKTYQATTDLKIEIRFQRTDLLSTNAVYTPRDPEAVPRELRLIRSETILNPVMENLHLAQRWGERYKQGAVLTTNETRLLFHQKTTINLLPDSAIIRIRVTSEDPEETATIANEISRVYRDYRANERKVTTEAKIETLRKQWEAHSQTLIEAQDLAKKLRYQILMAQSTNPVTVIDPEGLVRLQQKRIELETDYVKKQNLLQFLKSLDHDKLRQVFPTMTTNEMVSKMMDQVSAAEAELTFAKTNSGPASSEAKHAADTLAELNKRADAIIDTALEQKVLELASTKAELDKTIDLLKRARSSNNKITIEDPAYNKAVADVQKLQLERDQLKSKLDREQVSAVLPPISSEVLAPAHPPSEPISPNRPAAIKTIWGGLAITVCGLFLIILGKGLKPETGSSIR